A genomic window from Candidatus Thiocaldithrix dubininis includes:
- the cysT gene encoding sulfate ABC transporter permease subunit CysT, giving the protein MALVKSFRVLPGFGLSLGYTLIYLSLIVLIPLSAVFIKTASLGWGDFWHTVTAPDVLSSYRVSFLTSLAAAGINVIFGLLLAWSLVRYEFFGKRFVDALIDLPFALPTAVAGITLSALYAKNGWIGSLLAPFDIKIAFTPLGILVALIFIGLPFVVRTIQPVLQELSVEFEEAAATLGASRWQTFRQVIFPALLPTILTGFALAFARAVGEYGSVIFIAGNVPMVSEITPLLIITRLEQFDVAGATAIASVMLVVSFVLLLLINVLQHWSSNQRKALQAGDSV; this is encoded by the coding sequence ATGGCACTCGTTAAAAGCTTTAGGGTATTACCCGGTTTTGGCCTTTCATTGGGCTATACCTTAATTTACTTATCCTTGATTGTGCTGATTCCCCTGTCAGCCGTGTTTATTAAAACGGCTAGTTTAGGCTGGGGCGATTTCTGGCATACCGTTACCGCGCCGGATGTGCTGTCCTCGTATCGCGTGTCATTTTTAACTTCACTCGCGGCCGCAGGAATTAACGTCATTTTTGGGCTGTTATTAGCCTGGTCATTAGTGCGGTATGAATTTTTTGGCAAACGCTTTGTTGACGCTTTAATTGATTTACCGTTTGCCTTACCAACCGCTGTTGCGGGCATTACGTTATCCGCCTTGTATGCCAAAAACGGCTGGATTGGCAGTTTACTTGCACCCTTTGATATTAAAATTGCCTTTACCCCGTTAGGTATTCTAGTCGCCTTAATTTTCATTGGCTTACCGTTTGTGGTGCGCACCATTCAACCTGTTTTACAAGAGCTAAGCGTGGAATTTGAAGAAGCAGCCGCTACGTTGGGTGCAAGCCGTTGGCAAACCTTTCGGCAAGTCATTTTCCCAGCATTACTACCCACTATTTTAACCGGCTTTGCCTTGGCATTTGCACGGGCGGTGGGTGAATACGGCTCGGTTATTTTTATTGCGGGGAATGTACCTATGGTGTCAGAAATTACGCCCTTATTAATCATTACCCGTTTAGAGCAATTTGACGTAGCGGGTGCAACAGCAATTGCCTCCGTTATGTTAGTCGTGTCGTTCGTATTATTGCTACTCATCAATGTGTTGCAACACTGGTCAAGTAATCAACGTAAAGCCTTACAAGCGGGAGATAGCGTATGA